The following are encoded together in the Babesia microti strain RI chromosome II, complete genome genome:
- a CDS encoding hypothetical protein (overlaps_old_locusTagID:BBM_II01825) — MSVETGLTCIFIALTLIKPSYSLITPPQVLLPYISNESGIVIRAQLRATPTRCVFWSTPTPDTICLTSPACLGDSNTSLIKNSSICDCQVASKCLEAVWVGAKKSITLPYRTWVSISDRDSNATVENNSFAEVIVKALESIDFQTRNRKIAVGQLATLRLVGFDEDKNTFTSLQGIPFKIDNSDGSVMKISDLTNDPDEATPTRMHLVKGGLYSDVIVVQGLKVGESVISLHVDLPEYKHIGLSVKFMVSEPFILEPVALHLPIGSKVNFCLRRINQEASSKDSKADIITLPHSYYKWSCDSPVAERLTDRGQLSLKYTLDPAYPDQKFTVDVTDTRSGETSTASISTSKPVALAHSIRTLSSTIKGYPDTQRIKHLLEQWDNEELAEFSPDAFFWHKDNEEYSATFDKLYRAALWQCQSFPPTPASAQLPGRGEGATNDPSFTSDFSHLSIGRTYLFKLSLLDGRGREFSIPDNAKLSLTLDVGKSVKILWRSPINHLLVFYTNELGDGSFKFSLTSVGYYAPDKPIEYTVKYRVNRRLHIEGRNPSERLGHGKPLEDKRLSILRHFTSIPISPIYLEPPLPVKEGSGGCYSIRSMGGSGVFYALSDGDAFSVTSDSNRVKICPRTYGHDIVTIEDSLDPANVYLLPVHSVHVDFVLPYPSELHAAQDDYTPLYLLPIAVDKSRPIASPNPPFLNASASTHSIDASAHSIDEVELRLAAYGWHIVRNFNPKFIKIRHSSGLSIEQPKSGDDCPFRYMVNGLQVGIHDVEIDFQGVRQMRVHIHETIKLSISPAPFHPLSKPSPGSPVTEETRAPGGLFSFFYANQLDPNDGEGAKPPSALEPSDEHVFLVGSRTKVLVHGGATAEAAVTVEADATIFKVQVEESAFYLTCLREVPRSDVLVSCAGPSRLLPVACSYPAYSRIVPYDMGLSPVSAEGKEVMSARGKELTLASILYDRRGLPIAPNAELTTHWYQVHSEGVRRLCPEGSNFYLVLSDETLTSPLQVVAVAGWRMGDRESVQSKSYAKTLNKFGYSTIYAHNFDRQWIGTMDAIFEASLTVNLVGLPSIVPSDNLHLPTRDLYYLMALDLPMREHGSGDSFDAEYAQKVISSFSAPPKGGGGRGVFMWQGQEGMQYDGREVVSLLGRPPAGGERYSFLIDANAPGEAVANFTVKDVLNSRGGVLSINFVELTRVGLSVWLCHAGGDCTQQAGPEDSLVHLQAGLSYVFVLTAYGAGGMEIYPPALKGLRAEVAESGGDKLHFQPLSDAAAFAALPDLPADLAFTLVATQGEFLVRGSIHPGGKADSGAKRVQSGILTIKSFKPFRAATRELVLLPGTAGFEFDLVDGPGAGVGRALGFRYNSSNEAVVAVGAGGAGGAGEEGGLLTAKGVGDATVTLEGNSGIGAFSLSASVRVRVPRGLSISPPTQPHAGLGLSGPHAVRAGRWVPLAAVLTAADGLIFTPHYLAHASGAAGEGGGRAPVCEFLWDTDNALVGRVDAEDRTAIVVRFHGLTPGTVNVILTATCGRQASPLRAAYAVRVVEDARASSELYARGLQYSFHEASLLGTRLVSYSARPASERVLERVGHLVRTDGDRLVSVVGVEVVDSFYIHARLVGDQIAVELLCTDGRPVERPPNLPLVVVSSRQGVVNGLRVDHSSGACAPVLVFLEDEAAPYSTVVVCGRGRASKMSPEGAVLLPGGAARFSLDPTRYMLYLTVPRSDAASMTPELIVSELAAVYRPVVVEEVARVGEDATRASTQAAVAGGDLLFRVTFTFASPGDNAFNLQERIVSLVAYNHSGVDSARARLEDMLRAERLPAVAKSLSMALSLLPPVSRYVFIPRIDWYRGVRHARLDARSALGDGSEGDGYLGFDRVGLQEVQYAGHTFPVEVVDELAVSLAYHNGSDYYSLSDEPFGDFTLIFKPFIGGKLYYSTEFTLTGLFSLCTIDDEKVAEALKCAATHVPLIKDGEVISLPACRCGLGGLDALASVGKFDPKGTKLRVSLNTSEKRYFERDIDLWTVVKSTAAFYSTQGELVTRVALGQAATVVLYPASRQMVPRLKHRGKPCTAIKEERRGLVIYLTIVRIAADSQCSGHVADVDIGTAPGVMSFISAATPTVAARNLEIHALPAGSSFSAPPSPHASAVTPVLTVVLVLLVSYYISRRVQAQAVPERTNCWGRPGYLWSAGASPWISHQHSSRAAGISIQRDHMPKVVQDLYSPSH; from the coding sequence ATGAGTGTCGAAACAGGTTTGacttgtatatttatcGCATTAACACTGATCAAACCAAGTTACAGTCTAATCACTCCTCCTCAGGTACTACTCCCTtatatttcaaatgaatCTGGGATAGTAATCCGCGCGCAATTGCGCGCCACTCCTACGCGCTGCGTATTTTGGTCCACTCCCACACCAGACACTATCTGTCTTACATCCCCCGCATGTCTAGGCGATTCAAATACATCTCTTATCAAAAATTCGTCAATTTGTGACTGCCAAGTCGCCTCCAAATGCCTAGAAGCAGTCTGGGTAGGGGCAAAAAAATCCATCACCCTACCGTACAGGACATGGGTATCAATCTCAGATAGGGATAGCAACGCAACGgttgaaaataattcattcgCTGAGGTTATAGTCAAGGCATTAGAATCCATAGACTTCCAAACACGAAATCGCAAAATAGCCGTGGGACAACTCGCCACTCTAAGACTCGTTGGTTTTGACGAAGATAAAAACACATTCACATCTCTACAGGGAATTCCCTTCAAGATAGACAACTCAGATGGATCGGTTATGAAGATTTCTGATCTCACCAACGACCCAGACGAGGCAACTCCAACCCGCATGCACCTAGTCAAAGGGGGACTGTACTCAGATGTTATTGTCGTCCAAGGCCTAAAGGTGGGAGAGTCTGTAATATCTCTACATGTGGACCTCCCAGAATATAAACACATAGGACTGAGTGTAAAGTTCATGGTTTCAGAGCCATTCATATTGGAACCGGTAGCGCTACATCTCCCCATCGGTTCCAAGGTAAACTTTTGTCTACGGCGCATCAACCAGGAGGCCTCTTCCAAAGACAGTAAAGCTGACATAATAACTCTACCCCACAGTTACTATAAATGGAGTTGCGATTCTCCCGTCGCTGAACGCCTGACTGATAGAGGTCAGCTGTCCCTCAAATACACCCTAGACCCGGCATACCCGGACCAAAAATTCACCGTTGACGTAACAGACACAAGGTCTGGCGAGACCTCAACCGCCTCGATCAGCACCTCCAAGCCAGTCGCACTGGCGCACTCCATCAGGACCCTCTCTTCCACCATTAAGGGATATCCAGACACACAACGCATTAAACACCTGCTGGAGCAGTGGGACAATGAAGAGCTGGCAGAATTTTCCCCTGACGCCTTCTTCTGGCATAAGGACAACGAAGAGTACTCGGCTACTTTCGACAAGCTCTACCGTGCCGCCCTCTGGCAGTGCCAGTCCTTCCCCCCAACCCCGGCGAGCGCACAGCTCCCCGGCAGAGGGGAGGGCGCCACAAATGACCCATCCTTTACCAGCGACTTTTCCCACCTCTCGATAGGGAGAACCTACCTGTTCAAGCTGTCTCTGCTCGATGGCCGGGGCAGAGAATTTTCCATCCCGGACAATGCGAAGCTGTCACTGACACTTGACGTGGGGAAAAGCGTGAAAATTCTATGGAGATCTCCAATAAATCACCTACTGGTGTTTTATACGAACGAGCTTGGAGACGGTTCGTTCAAATTTTCACTTACAAGCGTGGGATACTACGCCCCAGATAAGCCTATTGAGTACACAGTAAAGTACCGGGTGAACCGGCGCCTCCATATCGAAGGCAGGAATCCGTCCGAGCGCCTTGGGCACGGGAAGCCCTTAGAGGATAAGCGCTTGAGCATTTTGAGGCATTTCACCAGCATCCCAATAAGTCCCATATACCTGGAGCCACCCCTCCCCGTGAAGGAGGGCTCCGGCGGCTGTTACTCCATAAGGTCCATGGGCGGCTCCGGAGTATTTTATGCCCTTTCCGATGGCGATGCATTTTCAGTCACAAGCGACAGTAACAGGGTTAAAATTTGCCCTCGGACGTACGGCCACGACATCGTTACCATTGAGGATTCCCTGGATCCGGCTAACGTTTACCTCCTGCCAGTTCACTCAGTGCACGTGGACTTTGTGCTTCCGTACCCGTCCGAGCTGCATGCGGCGCAGGATGACTACACGCCGCTCTATTTGTTGCCCATTGCCGTTGACAAGTCCCGTCCAATTGCAAGCCCCAATCCCCCATTCCTCAACGCCTCGGCCTCAACGCACAGCATTGACGCCTCAGCGCATAGCATCGACGAAGTGGAGCTGCGGCTGGCAGCCTACGGATGGCACATTGTGCGCAATTTCAACCCgaaattcatcaaaattcGCCACTCTAGCGGCCTTTCCATCGAGCAGCCCAAGTCTGGCGACGATTGTCCTTTTAGATACATGGTAAATGGGCTTCAGGTGGGCATTCACGACGTGGAGATAGACTTTCAGGGCGTTCGTCAGATGCGCGTCCACATCCACGAAACTATAAAGCTTTCCATTTCCCCCGCCCCCTTTCATCCCCTTTCCAAGCCGTCGCCGGGCAGCCCGGTGACCGAGGAAACCCGGGCACCGGGCGGTCTCTTTTCCTTCTTCTACGCCAATCAGTTGGACCCCAACGATGGGGAGGGGGCAAAACCGCCCTCGGCCCTGGAACCGTCGGACGAGCACGTCTTCCTCGTGGGCTCCAGGACGAAGGTCCTGGTCCACGGGGGCGCAACGGCGGAGGCCGCCGTAACGGTGGAGGCCGATGCGACCATTTTCAAAGTGCAGGTGGAGGAATCTGCCTTTTACCTTACCTGCCTACGGGAGGTCCCCAGGAGCGATGTACTTGTTAGTTGCGCCGGCCCCTCACGGCTGCTGCCCGTGGCCTGCTCCTACCCCGCCTATTCCAGGATCGTCCCCTATGACATGGGCCTATCCCCCGTCTCCGCCGAGGGCAAGGAGGTGATGTCTGCCAGGGGAAAGGAGCTGACGCTCGCGTCGATACTGTACGACCGACGCGGCCTTCCCATCGCGCCCAACGCAGAGCTGACTACGCACTGGTACCAAGTGCATTCTGAAGGCGTGAGGCGTTTGTGCCCTGAGGGCAGCAACTTTTACCTGGTCCTGTCGGACGAGACGCTAACTTCCCCCCTGCAGGTTGTAGCCGTAGCGGGCTGGCGGATGGGCGACAGAGAGTCCGTTCAGTCCAAATCCTACGCGAAGACCCTCAACAAGTTCGGTTATTCAACTATTTACGCGCACAATTTCGACCGCCAGTGGATCGGAACGATGGATGCTATATTTGAGGCCAGCCTCACCGTGAATTTGGTTGGGCTTCCCTCCATCGTGCCGTCGGATAACCTGCACCTGCCCACCCGGGATCTGTACTATTTGATGGCCCTGGACCTGCCAATGCGCGAGCACGGGTCGGGGGATAGCTTTGACGCCGAGTACGCGCAGAAAGTGATTTCCAGCTTCTCTGCACCGCCCAAAGGGGGCGGGGGCAGGGGCGTTTTTATGTGGCAGGGGCAGGAGGGAATGCAGTACGACGGGCGGGAGGTGGTCAGCCTTTTGGGCCGCCCGCCCGCAGGCGGGGAGAGGTACTCGTTCCTCATAGACGCGAATGCGCCCGGCGAGGCGGTCGCCAACTTCACCGTCAAAGACGTGCTCAATTCCCGCGGCGGCGTGCTGAGCATTAATTTCGTCGAGCTGACCCGCGTGGGGCTCTCCGTGTGGCTCTGCCACGCGGGGGGCGACTGCACGCAGCAGGCGGGGCCGGAAGACTCTCTGGTGCACCTACAGGCTGGACTGAGCTACGTCTTCGTCCTCACGGCCTACGGCGCCGGGGGGATGGAGATCTACCCGCCCGCGCTGAAGGGCCTGCGGGCAGAGGTTGCAGAGTCGGGCGGCGACAAGCTCCACTTCCAGCCGCTCTCTGACGCGGCCGCGTTCGCGGCCCTGCCCGACCTCCCGGCCGACTTGGCCTTTACGCTCGTGGCGACGCAGGGCGAGTTCCTGGTTAGAGGCTCTATCCACCCCGGGGGGAAGGCCGACTCTGGCGCCAAGAGGGTGCAGTCCGGCATTTTAACCATCAAGAGCTTCAAGCCCTTCAGGGCCGCCACGAGGGAGCTGGTCTTGCTGCCCGGGACCGCCGGCTTCGAGTTCGACCTTGTGGACGGGCCTGGGGCGGGGGTCGGTAGGGCCCTGGGGTTCCGCTACAATAGCAGCAATGAAGCAGTAGTGGCCGTGGGGGCAGGAGGGGCAGGAGGGGCAGGAGAGGAGGGGGGCCTTCTGACGGCGAAGGGCGTCGGAGACGCCACCGTCACGCTGGAGGGAAACTCGGGCATAGGCGCCTTTTCGCTCTCGGCCTCAGTGCGGGTTAGGGTCCCGCGGGGTCTGAGCATATCTCCCCCGACACAGCCCCATGCGGGGCTGGGGCTGTCCGGACCGCATGCCGTCCGGGCGGGACGCTGGGTCCCGCTTGCCGCCGTCCTGACGGCGGCAGACGGACTCATATTCACGCCCCACTACCTGGCGCACGCCTCCGGGGCCGCTGGGGAGGGCGGCGGACGCGCGCCTGTCTGCGAATTTCTCTGGGACACGGACAACGCGCTGGTGGGGCGTGTGGACGCGGAAGATAGGACCGCGATCGTCGTCCGCTTCCACGGCCTGACGCCGGGGACAGTTAACGTCATCCTGACGGCCACCTGCGGCCGCCAGGCCTCGCCGCTCAGGGCGGCCTACGCAGTGCGCGTGGTGGAGGACGCGAGAGCGTCCTCGGAGCTCTACGCGCGCGGCCTCCAGTACAGCTTCCACGAGGCCTCGCTGCTGGGCACCCGCCTCGTCAGCTACTCGGCCAGGCCGGCCAGCGAACGGGTGCTCGAGCGTGTGGGCCACCTGGTCCGCACTGACGGCGATCGGCTGGTCTCCGTCGTGGGCGTGGAGGTGGTGGACAGCTTCTACATCCACGCCCGCCTAGTGGGTGACCAAATTGCTGTGGAGCTCCTCTGCACCGACGGGCGCCCGGTTGAGCGTCCGCCCAACCTCCCCCTGGTCGTCGTCTCCTCCCGGCAGGGCGTCGTGAACGGGCTGCGAGTGGATCACTCCTCGGGCGCGTGCGCCCCGGTACTCGTCTTCCTCGAGGACGAGGCGGCACCCTATTCGACCGTGGTCGTGTGCGGCCGCGGAAGGGCCTCTAAAATGTCGCCCGAGGGTGCCGTCCTGCTGCCGGGCGGAGCGGCCCGGTTTTCCCTTGATCCCACCAGGTACATGCTTTACCTGACGGTGCCCCGGTCTGACGCGGCCTCCATGACGCCGGAGCTGATTGTCTCTGAGCTGGCCGCCGTCTACCGGCCCGTGGTAGTCGAGGAGGTTGCTCGGGTGGGCGAGGATGCCACTCGCGCTAGCACTCAAGCTGCCGTGGCCGGGGGGGATCTCCTTTTCCGCGTCACTTTCACCTTTGCCTCTCCGGGAGACAATGCGTTCAACTTGCAGGAGCGCATCGTTAGCCTGGTGGCGTATAACCACTCTGGCGTGGACTCGGCCCGGGCCAGGCTGGAGGACATGCTCCGGGCGGAGCGCCTGCCCGCAGTGGCCAAGTCCCTCAGCATGGCGCTCTCGCTCCTACCCCCAGTCAGCAGGTACGTGTTTATACCGCGGATAGACTGGTACCGTGGCGTCCGCCACGCGCGCTTGGACGCGCGCTCGGCGCTGGGCGACGGGTCTGAGGGGGACGGTTACCTGGGGTTTGATCGCGTGGGACTGCAGGAGGTCCAATACGCAGGGCACACTTTCCCCGTCGAAGTGGTCGACGAGCTGGCAGTATCGCTCGCGTATCACAACGGATCCGACTACTATTCGCTCTCGGACGAGCCCTTTGGGGACTTTACGTTGATTTTCAAGCCATTCATCGGGGGTAAACTCTACTATTCTACGGAATTTACGCTAACGGGGCTCTTTTCTCTCTGCACTATTGACGACGAAAAAGTGGCCGAGGCGCTTAAATGCGCCGCGACACACGTTCCGCTGATCAAGGACGGGGAGGTGATTTCCCTTCCTGCCTGCAGGTGCGGACTCGGAGGTCTGGACGCGCTGGCCTCCGTGGGCAAATTCGATCCGAAAGGGACTAAGTTGCGTGTTTCTCTCAATACCAGCGAGAAGCGCTATTTTGAGCGCGACATAGACCTATGGACGGTAGTCAAGTCCACGGCCGCCTTCTATAGCACGCAGGGGGAGCTAGTCACGCGGGTGGCCCTGGGGCAAGCCGCCACAGTGGTCCTGTACCCTGCCTCGCGCCAGATGGTCCCCAGGCTGAAGCACCGCGGGAAGCCCTGCACGGCCATCAAGGAGGAGCGCCGCGGCCTCGTCATCTACCTGACGATCGTACGCATCGCTGCGGACTCCCAGTGCAGTGGCCATGTGGCGGACGTCGATATCGGAACGGCTCCAGGGGTGATGTCATTTATCAGCGCAGCCACTCCGACTGTTGCGGCCCGCAACTTGGAGATCCACGCCCTTCCCGCGGGTTCTTCATTTTCAGCCCCCCCCTCGCCCCATGCGTCCGCAGTGACCCCTGTGCTCACCGTTGTACTCGTGCTGCTGGTCAGTTACTACATCTCCCGCAGGGTCCAGGCACAGGCCGTGCCTGAACGCACCAATTGCTGGGGCCGTCCGGGGTACCTGTGGTCTGCCGGAGCCTCTCCGTGGATATCGCATCAACACTCCTCCAGGGCTGCGGGCATAAGTATACAGCGCGACCACATGCCGAAGGTCGTGCAGGACCTGTACAGTCCTTCCCACTAG
- a CDS encoding Choline/ethanolamine kinase (overlaps_old_locusTagID:BBM_II01830) gives MSRDVRPDVFNTDKIWQRFIVDFTPKLVKELCLKLIHEWNHLTVDDIKVVRFDSGTLNYVFKICTRITNDLPIVVFRVFDYSLDIMIDRAKESEAFEIAGNLGVGPKQIVKFDKFSNRGGRIEEYISGRNLVYKEYTDMKVVCLFAKELAKFHSLMTPKLQHWSKEPKLVECMKKWMEDSTKFPGYDTIYNEQELRSQVNEYLSVLTNKVSTGRFAYNVMMCHNDIHLFNILLHDDCDKLTLLDFEFAGFNYIGYDLCNFMCEACIDYVGTDVIPFLTVDSQMVYPPDLEQEMTKTYLRGMGVEFDDKFIQEFRRDVKFLEIGWWLARVFFNALLALHNKNEDRIQCLKIYSKLCHDTYKVRRQKAIDEGYWSSDVGAQGSEI, from the exons ATGTCTAGGGATGTGAGACCAGACGTATTCAATACGGATAAAATTTGGCAAAGATTTATTGTAGACTTTACCCCCAAGCTTGTTAAGGAATTATGTCTAAAATTAATCCATGAGTGG AATCATTTGACAGTAGATGATATAAAAGTCGTTCGATTTGATTCAGGTACCCTTAACTATGtgtttaaaatatgtaCCAGGATTACAAA CGACTTACCTATTGTAGTCTTTAGGGTTTTTGACTACAGCCTTGACATAATGATCGATCGTGCAAAGGAGAGTGAGGCATTTGAAATTGCTGGAAATTTGGGAGTAGGTCCCAAACAAATTGTCAagtttgacaaattttctAACCGT GGTGGTAGGATAGAGGAGTACATAAGTGGAAGGAATTTGGTATACAAGGAGTATACGGATATGAAGGTGGTTTGTTTGTTTGCAAAAGAACTGGCTAAATTTCATTCTTTAATGACTCCAAAATTACAGCATTGGTCAAAGGAACCAAAGTTGGTGGAGTGCATGAAAAAGTGGATGGAGGATTCTACTAAATTTCCAGGTTATGATACTATTTACAATGAACAAGAGCTTAGGTCTCAAGTTAATGAGTATTTATCAGTACTAACCAATAAAGTTTCCACTGGTAGATTTGCATATAATGTGATGATGTGCCACAATGACATCCATTTgttcaatattttattgcaCGATGACTGCGATAAGCTCACATTATTGGATTTTGAATTCGCTGGATTCAACTACATTGGATACGACCTATGCAATTTTATGTGCGAAGCTTGTATTGATTATGTCGGTACTGATGTCATTCCATTTTTGACTGTGGACTCTCAAATGGTTTACCCGCCAGATTTGGAGCAGGAAATGACCAAGACATATCTTCGAGGGATGGGAGTGGAATTTGacgataaatttattcaagAATTTAGACGTGATGTTAAGTTTTTGGAAATTGGTTGGTGGTTGGCACGCGTATTTTTTAATGCATTACT TGCTTTACACAACAAGAATGAAGATAGAATCCAGTGCCTAAAAATTTACTCAAAGTTGTGCCATGATACATACAAGGTTAGGAGGCAGAAGGCCATTGACGAGGGCTATTGGTCCAGCGATGTTGGTGCCCAGGGAAGTGAAATATGA
- a CDS encoding Choline kinase B2 (overlaps_old_locusTagID:BBM_II01835), which translates to MASGDTLNTGSYMQRTITTFDINDIKSLCIKHIPEWNQHRIGDLCVNRFHNGIMNYVFKVTSIKECRVSDVVFRIFDFDPKSTVDRQREDIAFEQAGRLGLGPKVLSRLKALAINGCRIEEYLPNDCFTRDGFFDQKLVANIGLCIGDFHSKMTGIFPDWNKVTELERCLNDWYNECISYPEHTSIFDSSKLKIEIENYLNELKMRMVTENYAYKIVVSHNDVLQFNILVRKDVDCVTLLDLEFVGYNFAGYDLACFIGASHLIFGTPKVFPFLSIHSDMVYPHQLTETLVMNYLNASGVSYDENFLTTFIMDLKFLELGWWLNRILFIATRSLKDVDQRRKDVMAEFSRLICKTYYYKKNYGISNNYFNY; encoded by the exons ATGGCATCAGGTGATACTCTGAATACTGGAAGTTATATGCAACGCACAATTACCACAtttgatattaatgatatcaAATCGCTGTGCATCAAACACATTCCAGAATGg AATCAACACAGAATTGGAGACCTATGTGTGAATAGATTCCACAATGGGATAATGAATTATGTATTCAAAGTCACTAGCATTAAAGAATG TCGCGTGAGTGACGTGGTTTTTAGGATTTTTGACTTTGATCCCAAATCTACTGTTGACAGGCAAAGGGAAGATATAGCGTTTGAACAGGCCGGGAGGCTTGGATTAGGGCCTAAAGTACTATCACGATTGAAGGCATTGGCGATAAAT GGCTGTAGAATTGAAGAGTATTTGCCTAATGATTGTTTCACTAGGGACGGGTTTTTTGACCAAAAGCTTGTGGCCAATATTGGTCTATGTATTGGAGATTTTCATTCAAAAATGACAGGGATATTTCCGGATTGGAATAAAGTTACTGAATTGGAAAGGTGTTTAAATGATTGGTATAATGAATGTATCTCATATCCCGAACATACTAGTATTTTTGATtcttcaaaattaaaaattgaaatagaaaattatctaaatgAACTTAAGATGAGAATGGTTACGGAGAATTATGCTTACAAAATTGTAGTGTCACATAATGATGTATTgcaatttaacatattGGTACGCAAGGATGTAGATTGTGTTACGTTATTGGATTTGGAATTTGTAGGCTATAATTTTGCTGGTTATGACCTTGCTTGTTTTATTGGAGCATCTCACTTAATATTTGGAACTCCTAAAG TATTTCCATTTTTATCGATTCACTCTGATATGGTTTATCCTCATCAGCTAACCGAAACACTtgtaatgaattatttaaatgcCTCTGGCGTATCATATGATGAGAATTTCCTCACCACTTTTATCATGGACCTTAAATTTTTGGAGTTAGGGTGGTGGCTCAATCGTATCCTCTTCATAGCAACTAG ATCATTGAAAGATGTGGACCAGAGAAGAAAAGATGTGATGGCCGAATTTTCTCGGTTAATATGTAAaacatattattacaaGAAGAATTATGGCATTTCGAACAACTACTTCAACTACTAA
- a CDS encoding hypothetical protein (overlaps_old_locusTagID:BBM_II01840;~overlaps_old_locusTagID:BBM_II01845) yields MKDRLLLKDLVPGKPSTWNRHALSFVYASNEDTASVPVELVYPDDSISIGCNARASATLHGVTDDNNEFLESIDNSTLIVFASKHLEYGYAFRSHPKLTVLIATYITYTIILLFLYLLLGHEIINGYESLILNFVTILSHVFCIGFMVKRIEILLFIHTLFSNILLCVSSIYVKTVPQIVSMIIQTLICYHSIMAFKKESSHVFVTYNSQQ; encoded by the exons atGAAAGACAGATTGTTGTTGAAAGATCTTGTCCCTGGAAAGCCCTCCACATGGAATAGGCACGCCCTAAGTTTTGTATATGCTTCAAATGAAGATACTGCTTCTGTACCGGTGGAACTTGTATATCCTGATGATTCAATCTCTATTGGCTGTAATGCCAGGGCATCCGCCACTTTACACGGGGTAACCGATGATAACAATGAATTTTTGGAATCTATAGACAACAGTACCCTCATTGTATTTGCATCCAAGCATTTGGAGTACGGATATGCCTTTAGATCCCACCCAAAGCTCACAGTTTTGATCGCAAcatatatcacatatacaataatacTCCTATTTTTGT ATTTGCTATTAGGCCACGAGATTATTAATGGTTACGAGAGCTTGATCCTCAACTTCGTGACAATATTATCCCACGTCTTTTGCATTGGATTCATGGTTAAACGCATTGAAATATTACTATTCATTCACACATTGTTTTCTAATATACTACTGTGTGTATCATCAATTTATGTGAAGACTGTCCCGCAGATTGTTAGTATGATAATTCAGACTCTTATTTGTTACCACTCCATCATGGCCTTCAAGAAAGAATCATCTCACGTGTTTGTCACATACAACTCGCAACAATAG
- a CDS encoding hypothetical protein (overlaps_old_locusTagID:BBM_II01850), which yields MSYGWLSETTLTLKKPKVIKISDKSNEPLRNIIKEHLTTSKDKSNNINGPKYPEPNDIITKSKSNKKITPKIDLNKGVEERDKKDRELKRERGYKRVLAKKVEIYEKLKSGDCIDDKDALKIANNSLVDFKKKRVMSLDPEPLLSGGAPPCTYATPNVITAPKSNLNELRSKLAKIKQSKQFS from the exons ATGTCGTACGGATGGCTTTCAGAGACAACGCTTACGTTAAAGAAGCCTAAGGTCATTAAGATTTCTGATAAGTCAAACGAACCGCTACGTAACATCATTAAAGAACACCTAACAACTTCAAAGGATAAATCTAACAATATAAATGGTCCGAAATATCCAGAGCCCAACGATATAATCACAAAATCTAAGTCGAACAAAAAAATCACTCCAAAAATAGACTTAAACAAGGGAGTTGAGGAAAGGGATAAGAAGGACAGGGAATTAAAACGTGAAAGAGGCTACAAACGCGTATTGGCCAAAAAGGTTGAGATATACGAGAAACTAA AATCTGGTGATTGCATTGATGACAAGGATGCTCTAAAAATTGCAAACAATAGTCTGGTAGATTTTAAGAAAAAACGTGTTATGAGCCTGGACCCAGAACCACTGCTCAGTGGTGGGGCACCACCATGTACGTATGCCACGCCTAATGTAATAACCGCCCCAAAGTCGAACCTAAACGAACTCCGTTCCAAACTagctaaaattaaacaatcaaAACAATTTTCATGA